A window of the Butyricimonas virosa genome harbors these coding sequences:
- a CDS encoding zinc-binding dehydrogenase, translating to MQKKGNKYGTHRVIEPKGVLPQPANKIDNNMDEIYDNEILIDVQTLNIDSASFTQIEQQAGGDKAKIAEIMMDIVAKQGKHRNPVTGSGGMLLGTVEKIGDALKGKIDLKEGDKIATLVSLSLTPLRIDKIKDIRPDIDQVDIDGKAILFESGIYAKIPADLPENLALSALDVAGAPAQTAKLVKPGDTVLIIGAGGKSGMLCCYEAKKRAGVTGKVIGLCHSQKSTERLQKLGFCDYVFSADATQPVPVMEKIEELTNGEMCDVTINNVNITDTEMTSILCTKNTGVVYFFSMATSFTKAALGAEGVGSDVTMIVGNGYTKGHAEITLQELRESEALRKIFTELYA from the coding sequence ATGCAAAAGAAAGGAAATAAATACGGAACCCACCGTGTAATCGAACCCAAAGGAGTATTACCTCAACCCGCTAACAAGATTGATAACAACATGGACGAGATCTACGATAACGAAATCTTGATCGACGTTCAGACGTTGAATATTGACTCTGCTAGCTTCACCCAGATCGAACAACAAGCCGGTGGCGATAAAGCAAAGATCGCTGAGATCATGATGGACATTGTTGCAAAACAAGGAAAACATCGCAACCCGGTAACCGGATCAGGCGGTATGTTGTTAGGTACGGTTGAAAAAATCGGTGATGCCTTGAAAGGTAAAATTGATTTGAAAGAAGGTGATAAGATCGCAACTTTGGTTTCTCTTTCTTTGACTCCCCTCCGTATTGACAAGATCAAAGATATTCGCCCGGACATCGATCAAGTAGACATCGACGGTAAGGCTATACTTTTCGAAAGCGGTATCTACGCAAAGATCCCGGCTGACCTTCCTGAAAACTTAGCATTGTCTGCATTAGACGTGGCCGGGGCTCCTGCTCAAACCGCTAAATTGGTTAAACCGGGCGATACCGTGTTAATTATCGGTGCAGGTGGAAAATCAGGTATGTTGTGCTGCTACGAGGCTAAAAAACGTGCAGGCGTTACCGGTAAAGTAATCGGTTTGTGCCACAGCCAAAAGAGTACCGAACGTTTACAGAAACTTGGTTTCTGCGACTATGTATTCTCTGCCGATGCAACTCAACCGGTTCCGGTAATGGAGAAAATCGAGGAATTGACCAATGGCGAAATGTGCGACGTTACGATCAACAACGTGAACATCACCGATACAGAAATGACTTCTATCCTTTGCACGAAGAACACGGGAGTTGTTTACTTCTTCTCTATGGCAACCAGCTTCACGAAAGCAGCTCTTGGAGCAGAAGGTGTTGGTAGCGACGTGACCATGATCGTTGGTAACGGTTACACGAAAGGACACGCAGAGATCACACTTCAAGAACTGAGAGAAAGCGAGGCTTTGAGAAAGATCTTTACAGAACTTTACGCTTAA
- a CDS encoding flavodoxin: protein MATFSMNVEAQKTSNGKKVLVAYFSRSGNTKAIASHIKELTGGDLFEIQTAKPYPADYHACTEVAKKEKNDNARPELKEKVKNIEEYDIIFIGFPNWWGTMPMPILTFLESYKLEGKIVIPFCTHGGGGEQSCFRDFVKNTSKATNKKGFITSGGAASSARPQVEKWLKEIDIIK, encoded by the coding sequence ATGGCAACATTTAGCATGAATGTAGAAGCACAAAAGACTTCTAACGGAAAGAAAGTACTGGTCGCTTATTTTTCACGTAGCGGAAATACCAAAGCGATAGCGAGTCATATCAAAGAGCTGACAGGGGGAGATTTATTCGAAATTCAGACAGCAAAACCATACCCGGCAGATTATCACGCTTGCACGGAAGTAGCCAAAAAAGAAAAAAATGACAACGCCCGCCCCGAATTAAAAGAGAAAGTGAAAAACATAGAAGAATACGATATTATCTTCATCGGTTTCCCGAACTGGTGGGGGACAATGCCCATGCCGATCCTTACATTTTTGGAAAGTTACAAATTGGAAGGAAAAATCGTGATCCCATTCTGCACGCACGGTGGAGGCGGCGAGCAAAGTTGCTTTAGAGATTTCGTGAAAAACACGAGCAAAGCCACGAATAAAAAAGGATTTATCACTAGCGGAGGAGCGGCAAGCTCGGCACGTCCGCAAGTAGAAAAATGGTTGAAAGAAATTGATATTATAAAATAA
- a CDS encoding helix-turn-helix domain-containing protein → MSEGRRSLHSDKRNSTDFTNPIAMTIPPQKIESISQLNTLIGQKTLHPLLSIIDLAEATRLDQLSISGDFYALFFKQVQCGDFRFGRRCHDFQSCTLAFKAPGQTIDINRHDAPEQTSILGITFHPKVFNETPLICKKSEYSFFSYQENESLHLSEREKQIILGCMSNFQKELQRDIDRFSLRLLAVHLELLLDYCLRFYERQFITRCNINNDILAYFNQLLEQYLQAEHGVKTELRSIEYVHERIPQSIAYLNDLVRVETGKTLREHVRLKKIDMAKHLVTSSNKTISEIALALGFPNTQTFLCLFKKLVGCSPNEYRQQGNNKPN, encoded by the coding sequence ATGTCCGAAGGTCGGAGGAGTTTACATAGCGACAAGCGGAACTCTACCGACTTTACGAATCCCATAGCCATGACCATCCCCCCACAGAAAATAGAATCTATCAGTCAGCTAAACACGCTAATCGGGCAAAAGACATTGCACCCGCTCCTAAGCATTATTGACCTAGCCGAAGCTACACGCCTCGATCAACTCTCTATTTCCGGTGATTTCTACGCTCTATTCTTCAAACAAGTACAATGTGGAGATTTCAGATTCGGCCGCAGGTGTCATGATTTTCAATCCTGCACGTTAGCATTCAAAGCTCCCGGGCAAACTATTGACATCAACCGACATGACGCTCCGGAACAGACCAGCATTTTAGGCATCACATTCCACCCCAAGGTTTTCAACGAAACACCATTGATCTGTAAGAAATCCGAATACTCGTTCTTCTCCTACCAGGAAAACGAATCCCTTCATTTATCCGAACGGGAAAAACAAATTATCCTGGGATGCATGAGCAATTTTCAGAAAGAATTACAACGAGACATTGACCGGTTCAGCCTCCGATTGCTAGCCGTACATCTCGAATTACTCCTAGATTATTGCCTACGGTTTTATGAACGTCAATTCATCACCCGTTGTAATATAAATAATGATATTTTGGCGTATTTCAATCAACTTTTGGAACAATATCTCCAAGCGGAACACGGGGTAAAAACGGAATTACGCTCGATCGAGTACGTTCATGAAAGAATCCCCCAATCTATTGCCTATCTCAATGATCTCGTACGGGTAGAAACCGGGAAAACTCTCCGGGAACACGTGCGTCTGAAAAAAATAGACATGGCGAAACACCTCGTAACAAGCTCGAATAAAACAATTTCAGAAATTGCACTCGCATTAGGCTTTCCCAATACCCAAACATTTCTCTGCCTGTTTAAAAAACTTGTAGGTTGCTCTCCAAACGAATACAGACAGCAAGGGAACAATAAACCCAATTAG
- a CDS encoding 3-keto-5-aminohexanoate cleavage protein, with amino-acid sequence MEKLIITTAICGAEVTKEQNPAVPYTVEEIVREAKSAVDAGAAIVHLHVREDDGTPTQSKARFKECIDAIYKVCPDVILIPSTGGAVGMTAEERLQPTELFPEMATLDCGTCNFGDEVFENTMPMMRDFGKRMLENNIKPEYECFEMGHLDTVLAMAKKGQVPGAPMQFNFVLGVPGCTPATVPNLCWLVNAIPAGSTWTATGIGRHAFTLAAPAIAMGGNVRVGFEDNLYLERGVLAKSNGELVAKVVRIAKELGRPIATSAEAREILGLKPLK; translated from the coding sequence ATGGAGAAATTAATTATCACAACAGCCATTTGCGGGGCAGAAGTTACCAAAGAACAAAACCCTGCCGTTCCTTATACAGTAGAAGAGATCGTGAGAGAAGCAAAATCCGCTGTAGACGCAGGCGCAGCTATTGTTCACCTTCACGTTCGTGAAGATGACGGAACCCCGACCCAAAGCAAAGCACGCTTCAAAGAGTGTATCGACGCTATTTATAAGGTTTGCCCGGACGTTATCTTGATCCCCTCTACCGGAGGAGCCGTGGGAATGACCGCAGAAGAACGTCTTCAGCCGACAGAACTTTTCCCCGAAATGGCCACTCTGGATTGTGGTACCTGTAATTTCGGAGACGAGGTTTTCGAGAACACCATGCCTATGATGAGAGATTTCGGAAAGAGAATGTTGGAAAACAATATCAAACCGGAATACGAATGTTTCGAAATGGGACATCTTGACACCGTATTAGCCATGGCTAAAAAAGGTCAGGTTCCCGGAGCCCCAATGCAGTTCAATTTCGTTCTCGGCGTTCCCGGATGCACTCCTGCCACGGTACCGAATCTTTGCTGGCTTGTAAACGCAATCCCCGCAGGTTCTACGTGGACGGCAACCGGAATCGGTCGTCATGCCTTCACTCTTGCAGCTCCCGCTATCGCAATGGGCGGTAACGTGAGAGTCGGTTTTGAAGACAATCTTTACCTGGAAAGAGGTGTACTGGCGAAATCCAATGGAGAATTAGTAGCAAAAGTAGTTCGTATCGCCAAAGAATTAGGCCGTCCGATCGCTACCTCCGCGGAAGCAAGAGAGATTTTAGGATTAAAACCGTTAAAATAA
- a CDS encoding CoA transferase subunit A — protein MSKFISIEEAVSKVKDGMTIMVGGFLANGTPNKIVDALAKSGVKNLTLICNDTAYPDKGVGQLIANKQVKKLFVSHIGTNPHTSEQMNSGELEIEFCPQGSLAERVRAGGCGLGGILTQTGMGTIVAEGKQIVNVDGKDYLLEKPLRADIALVGASLGDKAGNLVYRGTSQNFNPLMASAADLVIAEINELVEVGEIAAENVKTPSIMVDFIVK, from the coding sequence ATGAGTAAATTTATTTCTATCGAAGAGGCTGTATCAAAAGTAAAAGATGGTATGACCATCATGGTAGGCGGATTCCTCGCAAACGGAACCCCTAACAAAATCGTTGATGCGTTAGCAAAATCAGGTGTTAAGAACCTGACGTTGATCTGTAATGACACGGCTTACCCGGACAAAGGAGTCGGTCAATTGATTGCCAACAAACAAGTAAAAAAACTTTTCGTGTCACACATCGGGACGAACCCGCACACGAGCGAACAAATGAATAGCGGAGAACTTGAAATCGAATTCTGCCCGCAAGGTTCATTGGCAGAGCGTGTACGTGCAGGAGGTTGCGGTCTGGGAGGAATCCTAACTCAAACCGGAATGGGAACCATCGTGGCTGAAGGGAAACAGATCGTCAACGTGGATGGCAAAGACTATTTGTTGGAAAAACCGTTGAGAGCCGATATCGCATTGGTTGGTGCCAGCCTTGGAGACAAAGCCGGAAATCTGGTTTACCGGGGAACATCTCAAAATTTCAACCCGTTAATGGCTTCTGCCGCTGACTTGGTAATTGCAGAAATTAACGAACTGGTTGAAGTCGGCGAAATCGCCGCAGAGAACGTGAAGACACCGTCAATCATGGTGGACTTCATAGTTAAATAA
- a CDS encoding hotdog domain-containing protein, whose translation MEKSMIRLRMSAKDAHYGGNLVDGAHMVHLFGDVATELLIMHDGDEGLFVAYDNVEFLAPVYAGDYIEATGEIVKVGNTSRKMVFEAKKVVAARPDISASAADVLEEPIVVCRASGTCVVKKEDQRKK comes from the coding sequence ATGGAAAAATCAATGATAAGATTAAGAATGAGTGCAAAAGACGCTCATTATGGTGGTAACTTAGTTGACGGCGCACACATGGTACATTTGTTCGGGGATGTGGCCACGGAATTATTAATCATGCACGACGGTGACGAAGGTTTGTTTGTTGCTTATGACAACGTGGAATTCTTGGCTCCTGTTTATGCCGGAGATTATATCGAGGCTACCGGGGAGATCGTGAAAGTAGGAAACACCTCCCGCAAAATGGTTTTCGAGGCGAAGAAGGTAGTCGCTGCTAGACCTGACATTTCTGCTTCAGCAGCGGATGTACTGGAAGAACCGATCGTGGTTTGCCGTGCAAGCGGAACCTGCGTGGTGAAAAAAGAAGACCAGAGAAAGAAATAA
- a CDS encoding aminotransferase class V-fold PLP-dependent enzyme, whose protein sequence is MSKLIYLDNSATSFPKPDVVYDFMNDFYRKHGVNPGRSGFDAAVETEEVVNSTRKMLTKLFNGGNDHNRLTFSYNATDSLNLIINGLVEKGIHVVSTMLEHNSVLRPLNMHHQNGTIDLTYVPFDEHGYVHPDDIKNAIRPNTKFVVVTHCSNVLGTIQPLTEIGKICKEKGVIFVVDGSQGAGAVDLDMQASGIDVYCFTGHKCLMGPTGIGGSYVREGIEIKHTRAGGTGVRSAYPVHLDEYPYRLEYGTLNLLGVAGLNAGVKWIQEQGITNIHHREILLWDKLRKALQDIEGVTTYCASSIENQNPVLSFNINGFDSGDVGTMLDVDYNIAVRTGLQCAPKVHEVIGTFDIHGTVRMSIGAFTTEEDVNAAIEAVKEIAAIRN, encoded by the coding sequence ATGAGCAAATTAATCTACCTAGACAATTCAGCAACCAGCTTCCCGAAGCCGGATGTTGTTTATGATTTCATGAACGACTTTTATCGCAAACATGGTGTAAATCCCGGACGTTCCGGATTTGATGCAGCCGTCGAGACAGAGGAAGTCGTGAACTCGACCCGCAAAATGTTAACCAAGTTATTCAACGGTGGGAATGATCATAACAGACTAACGTTCAGTTACAACGCCACAGATTCTTTGAACCTGATCATTAACGGATTGGTAGAAAAAGGAATTCACGTAGTATCTACCATGCTGGAACACAATTCCGTGTTACGTCCGCTCAACATGCATCATCAAAACGGAACCATCGATTTAACTTACGTGCCTTTTGATGAACACGGCTATGTACATCCTGACGATATAAAGAACGCCATCCGCCCGAACACGAAATTTGTTGTCGTAACCCATTGTTCCAACGTGCTGGGAACGATTCAGCCGCTGACCGAAATCGGGAAAATCTGTAAAGAAAAAGGCGTAATTTTCGTGGTTGACGGCAGTCAGGGAGCTGGCGCCGTAGACTTGGATATGCAAGCATCCGGAATCGACGTGTATTGTTTCACTGGCCACAAATGTCTCATGGGCCCGACAGGAATCGGTGGCTCATACGTGCGCGAAGGAATCGAAATCAAACATACCCGTGCCGGGGGTACCGGGGTCCGTTCTGCTTATCCCGTGCATCTGGATGAATATCCTTACCGCTTGGAATACGGGACCCTCAACTTGTTAGGTGTTGCCGGATTAAACGCCGGGGTTAAATGGATTCAGGAACAAGGGATCACGAACATCCATCATCGAGAAATCCTACTCTGGGATAAACTTCGTAAAGCTTTACAAGACATCGAGGGTGTAACTACCTATTGCGCCAGCAGCATAGAAAACCAGAATCCGGTATTAAGTTTCAACATCAACGGTTTCGATTCCGGAGACGTGGGAACCATGCTTGACGTGGATTACAACATCGCCGTACGTACCGGGCTACAATGCGCCCCAAAAGTACACGAGGTCATCGGCACATTCGATATTCATGGAACCGTCCGTATGAGCATCGGCGCTTTCACAACGGAAGAAGACGTGAATGCCGCTATCGAAGCCGTGAAAGAAATCGCAGCCATTAGAAATTAG
- the kbl gene encoding glycine C-acetyltransferase, translating into MYGKFQDFLKTELQSIKDAGLYKSERIIVTPQDAEIKLATGETVLNFCANNYLGLSSNPTVIEGAKKALDSRGYGMSSVRFICGTQDIHKELEAKISQFFGTEDTILYAACFDANGGVFEPLFGQEDAIISDELNHASIIDGVRLCKAVRYRYKHANMADLEEQLKISQAQRYRIIVTDGVFSMDGDIAKMNEICDLAEKYNALVMVDDSHAAGFIGKTGRGSAEHHNCMNRVDIFTGTLGKALGGAMGGYTTGKKEIIDMLRQRSRPYLFSNSLSPAICGASIAVFDMLSKSTELRDRVMDNANYFRAKLTEAGFDLKPSESAICALMLYDAVLSQQFAAELQKENIYVTGFYYPVVPKGQARIRIQLSAAHTREQLDRALAAFIKIGKKLGVIK; encoded by the coding sequence ATGTACGGAAAATTTCAAGACTTTTTAAAGACTGAATTGCAGTCCATAAAAGACGCCGGCTTATACAAGAGCGAAAGAATTATCGTTACCCCGCAAGATGCAGAAATCAAACTTGCCACGGGAGAAACTGTATTAAACTTTTGTGCAAACAACTACTTAGGACTTTCTTCTAACCCGACGGTGATCGAAGGAGCAAAGAAAGCATTGGACAGCCGCGGTTACGGAATGTCTTCAGTGCGTTTCATCTGCGGAACCCAAGATATTCACAAAGAACTGGAAGCTAAAATCTCTCAATTCTTCGGAACGGAAGATACCATTCTTTACGCTGCTTGTTTCGATGCCAACGGTGGTGTATTCGAACCGCTATTCGGGCAGGAAGATGCTATCATTTCCGACGAATTGAACCACGCTTCTATCATTGACGGTGTTCGTCTTTGTAAAGCCGTACGCTACAGATACAAACACGCCAACATGGCTGACCTCGAAGAGCAATTGAAGATTTCTCAAGCTCAACGTTACCGGATCATCGTTACCGATGGAGTGTTCTCAATGGACGGAGATATTGCCAAGATGAACGAAATTTGTGACCTGGCTGAAAAATACAACGCCTTGGTTATGGTTGATGATAGCCACGCTGCCGGATTTATCGGTAAAACAGGACGTGGTTCCGCAGAACACCACAATTGTATGAACCGTGTGGATATCTTCACCGGAACCCTTGGTAAAGCATTGGGTGGAGCCATGGGTGGTTACACGACCGGTAAAAAAGAAATTATCGATATGTTGCGTCAACGTTCAAGACCTTACTTGTTCTCTAACTCATTGTCTCCGGCAATCTGCGGTGCTTCTATCGCCGTCTTTGACATGTTGTCAAAGAGCACCGAATTAAGAGACCGTGTCATGGATAACGCCAACTATTTCCGTGCAAAATTAACCGAGGCCGGATTCGATCTGAAACCCTCAGAATCTGCAATCTGCGCTTTAATGCTTTACGATGCAGTTCTTTCTCAACAATTCGCTGCCGAATTACAGAAAGAAAACATCTATGTTACCGGATTCTACTACCCGGTTGTACCGAAAGGACAAGCCCGTATCCGTATCCAATTGTCGGCTGCCCACACACGTGAACAACTGGATCGTGCATTGGCTGCCTTCATCAAGATTGGTAAAAAATTGGGCGTTATCAAATAA
- a CDS encoding IS982 family transposase, giving the protein MFSEAKVTEIYCMADDFCKEFALQQEKYMVKESNHNHRNKPNRMNDAEIMVILILFHSGGFRCFKHYYNEYVCKHLTHLFPRVVSYNRFVELEKDILLPLTIFIKQVLLGTCTGISFVDSTPLRVCRNQRILVHKTFEGLATRGKCSMGWFFGFKLHLVINDKGEILNFMFSPANVDDREPLKQGNFQRDIKGKLCADKGYIGQALFENLFLNGIQLLTRVKNNMRNSLMSVEDKILLRKRALIETVNDELKNIAQIEHSRHRSFNNFIANALSAIAAYCFFEKKPAIDVNFVKDRQLVLF; this is encoded by the coding sequence ATGTTCTCAGAGGCTAAAGTTACAGAGATTTATTGTATGGCGGACGATTTTTGTAAAGAATTTGCGTTACAACAAGAAAAATACATGGTAAAAGAAAGTAATCATAATCATCGAAACAAGCCCAATCGTATGAATGATGCAGAAATAATGGTTATTTTGATTTTATTCCATTCGGGTGGATTCAGGTGTTTCAAGCACTATTATAACGAATATGTATGCAAACATTTAACCCATCTTTTTCCCCGCGTGGTATCTTATAATCGTTTTGTAGAACTGGAAAAAGATATACTGTTGCCGTTGACCATTTTCATTAAACAGGTCTTGTTAGGGACATGTACCGGCATCAGTTTCGTGGATTCTACCCCGCTTCGAGTTTGCCGTAACCAAAGAATACTGGTTCATAAAACCTTTGAAGGCCTGGCCACTCGTGGAAAATGTTCCATGGGATGGTTCTTCGGGTTCAAGCTGCACCTGGTAATCAACGACAAGGGAGAGATCCTGAATTTCATGTTCTCCCCGGCGAACGTGGATGACAGGGAACCGTTAAAACAAGGGAACTTCCAGAGAGATATCAAGGGAAAACTTTGTGCGGACAAAGGGTATATCGGTCAAGCCTTGTTCGAAAACCTGTTCTTGAATGGAATACAATTGCTGACAAGAGTGAAGAATAACATGAGAAACTCGTTGATGAGTGTAGAGGACAAAATCCTGTTACGAAAACGGGCGTTGATCGAGACCGTGAATGACGAATTGAAGAATATCGCGCAAATTGAACATTCCAGACACAGATCATTCAATAACTTTATTGCAAATGCCCTATCGGCCATTGCTGCCTATTGTTTTTTTGAAAAGAAGCCTGCCATTGATGTCAATTTTGTCAAGGACAGGCAACTTGTGTTGTTTTAA
- a CDS encoding (Fe-S)-binding protein, whose translation MTNNISNEQKAKALAIISNTNDSKLETHLNACVRCGLCASSCMYYLTMKEGKYIPARKVDLVSSIYRRYKTWQGAIFPSLFHARELNQETCDEMVDSLFGACTMCGRCVKHCSIGVDIPFLVKKGREMLAVMGLVPKTLQATVDAAVNTGNNMGIPTEEFVDTIQWMEEELQDELEDEKAGIFLDQPDKNVFYTLNPREPKFFPLSISAMAKVFYAAGEEWTLSSKYYDVTNYGYFNGNNEEATQIARNLYNEIHRLHGKRLVLGECGHGSRAMRWEGPNYLKTQYDFDTLTVVELIGEYIRSGRIKLDKTLNSKVVTIHDPCNLVRNGGLLNEIRFVVNAAAANVVEMTPYGTDNFCCGGGGGALAMSEYNERRLKIGKIKADQITATKAEIVVTPCHNCVDQLTQINHTYKLGITIKTVAELVADALVIES comes from the coding sequence ATGACAAATAATATCTCGAACGAACAAAAAGCCAAAGCCCTCGCCATCATTTCGAACACGAATGACAGCAAGCTGGAGACCCATCTAAACGCTTGTGTACGTTGTGGTTTATGTGCATCGAGTTGTATGTACTACCTCACGATGAAAGAGGGGAAATACATCCCGGCACGAAAAGTAGACCTCGTCAGTTCCATTTACCGACGCTACAAGACTTGGCAGGGAGCCATATTCCCGTCGCTATTCCACGCCCGGGAGTTAAACCAAGAGACATGCGACGAGATGGTTGACTCCCTGTTCGGAGCCTGTACCATGTGCGGACGCTGCGTGAAACATTGCTCGATCGGGGTCGACATTCCCTTCCTTGTGAAAAAAGGACGTGAAATGCTTGCAGTCATGGGACTCGTTCCTAAAACCCTCCAAGCAACTGTCGATGCAGCAGTAAATACCGGAAACAACATGGGTATTCCCACGGAAGAATTTGTTGACACGATCCAATGGATGGAAGAAGAACTCCAAGACGAACTGGAAGACGAGAAAGCCGGTATCTTTCTTGATCAGCCCGACAAGAACGTTTTTTACACCTTGAACCCCCGGGAACCAAAATTCTTCCCGCTTTCCATCTCTGCCATGGCAAAAGTATTCTATGCCGCAGGAGAAGAGTGGACCCTCTCGTCTAAATATTACGACGTGACAAACTACGGGTATTTCAACGGTAATAATGAAGAGGCGACTCAAATCGCCCGGAATCTTTACAACGAGATTCACCGCCTACACGGCAAGCGCCTCGTACTCGGTGAATGTGGCCACGGTTCAAGAGCCATGCGCTGGGAAGGCCCCAATTATCTCAAAACGCAGTATGATTTTGACACTCTCACGGTAGTGGAACTCATCGGGGAATATATCCGAAGTGGAAGAATAAAACTTGACAAAACGCTGAATAGCAAAGTCGTCACCATCCATGACCCGTGCAACTTGGTTCGAAACGGGGGACTTCTCAATGAAATTCGTTTCGTGGTCAATGCCGCAGCAGCAAACGTGGTGGAAATGACACCCTACGGCACGGATAACTTCTGTTGTGGTGGCGGTGGCGGAGCCCTCGCAATGAGCGAATACAACGAACGTCGTCTCAAAATCGGCAAAATCAAAGCCGATCAAATCACCGCAACGAAAGCCGAGATCGTCGTGACCCCATGCCACAATTGCGTGGACCAGCTAACTCAAATTAATCACACGTACAAACTGGGTATCACCATAAAGACGGTGGCGGAATTAGTTGCAGATGCCCTGGTAATTGAAAGTTGA
- a CDS encoding TusE/DsrC/DsvC family sulfur relay protein: MATLEIQGKTFEVDGDGFLINPSIWNEDVAKLFAEADGITELNDKHWAIIKIIRDNFEEKGNAPMVRTICKETGLKLKDIYELFPLGPARGACRVAGLPKPDGCV; encoded by the coding sequence ATGGCAACACTAGAAATTCAAGGAAAGACGTTCGAAGTGGACGGCGACGGTTTCCTCATCAATCCTTCTATCTGGAATGAAGACGTGGCAAAACTCTTTGCCGAGGCAGATGGAATCACAGAATTAAATGACAAACATTGGGCAATTATCAAAATCATTCGTGATAATTTTGAAGAAAAGGGGAATGCCCCGATGGTTCGTACCATCTGCAAGGAGACCGGATTAAAATTGAAAGACATTTATGAATTGTTCCCATTAGGACCAGCCCGAGGAGCGTGTCGGGTGGCCGGGTTACCGAAACCCGACGGGTGCGTCTAA
- a CDS encoding LruC domain-containing protein, which translates to MKTKASILALFFLSTIISSCAKKDIEHKEKETTGFTELVVPADFNWKMSENVTCNFTSEHVSKVYVSTGANTTPFASFYVGQDVDQVKLNIPTYINTLYVKYETKAGLSTAKALDITNNTVTYAVPADSEEVETVLAYSAKTNLSRGNDQAVIFYPARENGWGTLMFEDLWPAYGDYDFNDLVVNYKMQLYPNNKNMVKEMILGIRVKAIGGSLPYDLCLAIKGIKAGEIDEFEKQESNNALENADMELLNPGNSEKKPPIFRFNNIRTNTKAPKGFAFLNTDPDKKARIQEGDMVNITFYITFRNSIPQADLTLDAFDFFIAKPVKEKASQWQEIHTRGYAPTEEFGQNVYEQTKEGNSYIGKSSIYYTSNSNLIWAINVPTDIPHAYEKADFLKAYPHFKDWATSGGNQNKDWYENTTGNRNDSYLIKQ; encoded by the coding sequence ATGAAAACAAAGGCTTCAATTTTAGCCCTATTTTTCTTATCCACAATTATAAGTAGTTGTGCCAAGAAAGATATTGAGCACAAGGAAAAGGAAACAACAGGATTCACGGAATTAGTCGTTCCTGCTGATTTCAATTGGAAAATGTCCGAAAACGTGACTTGTAATTTCACTTCGGAACACGTTTCTAAAGTATACGTTTCCACGGGAGCAAACACAACTCCTTTTGCCTCGTTCTATGTCGGACAGGATGTAGACCAAGTCAAGTTGAACATACCAACTTACATTAACACGCTTTACGTCAAATACGAAACGAAGGCTGGATTATCAACAGCCAAAGCTCTTGATATAACTAACAATACCGTGACTTATGCAGTTCCTGCTGACAGCGAGGAAGTGGAAACAGTTCTTGCTTACTCGGCAAAAACAAACTTGAGCAGAGGGAATGATCAAGCTGTTATATTTTACCCCGCCCGGGAAAATGGTTGGGGAACTTTGATGTTCGAAGACCTTTGGCCCGCCTATGGAGATTACGACTTTAATGACTTAGTTGTAAACTACAAAATGCAGCTTTATCCTAATAACAAAAACATGGTAAAGGAAATGATCCTCGGAATTCGAGTCAAAGCTATTGGAGGCTCGCTACCTTATGACTTATGCCTTGCCATAAAAGGAATAAAGGCAGGAGAAATAGACGAGTTCGAAAAACAAGAATCGAACAATGCTTTAGAAAATGCCGATATGGAGTTACTTAACCCAGGTAATAGCGAGAAAAAACCTCCTATATTCAGGTTCAACAACATTAGAACTAACACGAAGGCTCCTAAAGGTTTCGCTTTCCTTAATACAGATCCGGATAAAAAAGCACGAATACAAGAGGGCGATATGGTAAATATTACTTTTTACATTACATTCCGCAACTCAATTCCTCAAGCAGATCTTACCCTCGATGCATTCGACTTTTTCATAGCCAAACCTGTAAAGGAAAAAGCCTCCCAATGGCAAGAGATTCACACGAGAGGATACGCTCCGACAGAAGAATTCGGACAAAACGTTTACGAACAAACAAAAGAAGGGAATTCCTATATCGGGAAAAGTAGTATTTATTACACCTCCAATTCCAACCTAATATGGGCGATCAATGTTCCGACAGACATTCCCCATGCTTACGAAAAAGCAGACTTTTTGAAGGCTTATCCTCATTTCAAAGACTGGGCTACTTCAGGCGGGAATCAAAACAAAGACTGGTACGAGAACACAACTGGAAATCGCAACGATAGCTACCTGATCAAACAATGA